Genomic segment of Arachis stenosperma cultivar V10309 chromosome 4, arast.V10309.gnm1.PFL2, whole genome shotgun sequence:
attaactgtaaaattattccgggagagagtttgacaacacaacatagggtgctcgtcatgaattttcgcgttgagcaaaagttgaggaaaagacatcatacgaaGAACCCAAAGACGAGGTGGTGGCagatgaaaggtgaggaacaaaaaagcttcctaagacgggtaggagaagaggcaaagtgggatgggaatggaagcgcggaagagatgtggagggagatggcagaagttattagaagaacagcgAAAGAcagttttggtgaatctaaaggaataggaccaagagacaaggagtcctggtggtggaatgcgagtatacaagaaaagataaagataaaaaatgaatgctttaaagagtggtctttatgccgcaatacagataactgggaaaaatataaggcggctaagaaatagacaaaagtggctgtaagtgaagcaagaacaagagcatatgagggtctctaccagtctttgggcacgaaagaaggagaaaaaggtatatatagaatcgcaaagagctgggaaagaagaacgagagatttggatcaggttaagtgcataaaggataaggatggagaggtgttggctcaagaggagaagattaatgaaaggtggaagagctaattctacgagttatttaatgagggatagaagactcttccgagccttggtcgattatgtacaagggaagaagatcaaaactttgactactatcgaaggattcgagacttcgaggtaaaagaagctctaaagcagatgaaaaatggcagggcagtaggacctgataatatcccgattgaggtttggaaggatcttggagaaaaaggcatcaactggttaaccaagctttttaatgagattttagggtcaaagaagatgcctgatgagtggagaaagagcaccttggtacctatctacaagaataagggggatatacaaagttgcggaaactatagagggattaagcttatgagtcatactatgaagttatgggaaagggtgatagagcggaggttgagaaaagagacacaagtaacagagaatcaatttggatttatgccagaCAGATCTACCAttgaagcgatatacctattaagaaggatgatggagaggtatcgtagtaataaaagggatctacatatggtgtttattgatttggaaaaagcgtatgatagtgtaacaccctaccatacagagtcttatgcttaagtcataattcagagatggcaaggtattacgacctctaaaataaaaatttagtacgtatagtagtatgaatgattgattataactaggagcctttataGAAAAGGGGTagacaaaaatcgcaactcaaagcgcaacactccgatcgataacgtaacgaacaaggataaaccaacgcgagattatatatatacaaaggagtgtcaaaaacaggaatatcaagactcaagatccggctgcgaagataaccggtccgagcatagcagtatatacatatgataaaataagaaaaaccccaaagggacacaaatacataaaacctattctccaaaatctcccataagaggagtcatcatagtttgtattatttaatggagataaaagtatctaagcaaaacatataaaccaaaacatagccccgagaacaaaggatcttcgcgaatctagaagtctccagcatgcctcagcgggaaacctcacgtcctgcatctgaaaaccacaaaatccgcatgggtgagaaccagaggtccccagcatggtaaccgcttccacatatataatacataataatagaggaaagccaaaggcaatcctagaacttcctccagataatatcaaagcttataaacaagctaaaccatataagggcatctgactaaagattcttcagtctaactaatacttccctttccaattccttctcacctcccaaccaccagcaggcgTATAATgtaacaaacacagttatatcagacaaagaatatacaaataggagcagttaagacatttagacaattagcaagtaatatgcagtcaaataggcaatctcaaacaattcacatagtatgcatatgatgaatgcctgtccctagtggctgatgatatcatcttgtcggttatagagccaacccgacaagtcctggtcgctaaccattggactgtccctctgtcgcgcatccccaactcgagttatactcgttataaacttgatcataaacatgatccatatccatcaccctcactggtgaatatttcgggggcgagctcatccgggtctttcacagtgcccggccacacttacgacatagggtcaccagagtatcaagtctcaacctggagcacggggtggctagccactgctactacccagggaaactcgtatctctgatagtggaagtgcaattcacaattatcaataattcagcataaacatgcatgaattctcatccatggatcaacatccatatcagccatccggctcacggttcagtccagaaccagccaatattcatagcatacacagctattccggctcacggttaaatccataaccagccaatattcatagcatacacagctattccggctcacggttaaatccataaccagccatttcattaacaattacagcctttcggcccatggcataacaagcacttccaccaccatcctctgcatctcacataatcatcttgatcctcattgatcattcatttttcccttgcttcactcgcaagttacctcattcactagcccctttttaatagctaggcatgtcataatgatttaagacataaatggtgagatcggaggcttagaagtatgagatttggcttttaaaactcaaaaatcaactttgggatgaaagcagggccacgcgtacgcgcactccacgcgcacgcgtggatggcctcaaaaactcatcgacgcgcaagcgtcatgcacgctaacgcgtggattaaaggtttgccaatcgacgcgcacgcgccaaccacgcgcacgcgcgggtgttctcgtgccccaggcacaacactggcacagttctggcataactctctggaaaatggctgggcattgggtgcagcacaatcggcgcgcccgcgcacatcacgtgcatgcgtggatggcgttttctggaaaatcggcgcgtacgcgccaagtgcgcccacgcgcaaggggtcattctgctaaaaattttctaagtaaaagctgcagaattcacagatttaaaccccgatcttccaacggacataacttccttattttaaatcgtttttcacccgttcttcgaacggcatggacatcccggatccaatttcatttctaaacagatttggtacaaaacggagatccgtagtccaaattatgtcccgtcaaagtatgcccaaaaaccatattttcatacaaaaccacaatatgccattttcaaaacaaaccattttcaactcttttcaaaatcaatcaaaacatgccaatttcatcccttttctttgaaatcaatcaaaatgtatcaaattcaacatcaagcctcctcaactcacacattgacacattaccacaatatacaaaatcactatctcatcattttagcccacttcacccaagtggctcaaactcaaacatattgacatatcatatactattcctcatgccaattttcaacaacaccaatcccaattaaccatcattatacataatcaatatcatattcaccatcaacatggttcaacccacaattcaaccataaccaatcatcaagcatatatcacaacatgcatacttctcatacatcataccattaaggcatcaatactcatcatcacatatatgaccacatcatatatctcaatcatttaacaacatcaaccattcaatgcctatcttagggcctctagcctaagtatttcctaccacattacatattagatacgggaaaccgaaaccataccttagccgaatttcccaagctcccccggagcacttccaaaccacttatccacaagctctcaaggcctcaacacctccaagaacagatttttcaccaccaaaccctttctaagcttttcaaagtcaccaattaagctccaatattcacatatacacaacttaagccacaaccatcatacccatacacaacatctcaaaacccaaacatcatagaataataaaatacactaggattgagaatcttaccacacccaaggtccaaggggacaagattaaccttctccttcaagagagttgggtcctataacatcaaagaacccaaaatctcaacattttacccatgaaactcgaaaataagggctggacttcgaacagaaacttgtggcttacctcaagattaattgtatgggttttgtagagctctccgcggtgaacgcgtggccgcaaacggagcggcaatcggagctctagatcaaaagttatggtggtttgaagatcaagtgagagaaagaagttgagagagtgttcttcctccccttCTCTCTAAGTTCAGCGTGTTTTAGTgtgtaatgaggagagagagtgctgaaaactagggttttggttaagtttagttgggccaagggcccactttgggtccggttggcctggtttggcccgttcggtccaatcttggtccgaattctataaaattggtaccaaaattctcgtctcagtctcctctatcaaatttagccataaaaatcacattttaggctttctagaataaattctcatttatgggctaattagccattaattaaccgggttttacagatagggtaccaagggaggtcttatggaaggttttagaaaagaggagtgTAAGAATCGCATATATTtgggcaattaaagacatgtatgatggggccacaactagtgcgaagactcaaggtggtgcgACAGAGAAATttcctattggtataggattacaccagggatcatccttaagtccataccttttcacattagtcttggaagtactcacagagcacatccaagagcctgtgtcatggtgcatgctttttgccgatgatatcgtccttatgggagagtcaagagaagacctaaataagaagttggagttatggagaaaagctttagaagtgtatggtctgcgtaTAAGTcgtagcaagacggaatatatggaatgtaagttcagtctgagaagggaaaaccccaatatagaggtgaagattggagaaaacatcctacgaaaagttaaaagttttaagtatcttgggtgcatcatacaggataatggagaaattgaacaggatgtaaatcataggatccaaacaggttggtcaaaatggcggagtgcatctggttttatatgcgacaaaaaagtgcctttaaaacttaaaggtaaattctaccgcaccgctataagaccggctatgctgtatggtacggagtgttgggcggctaaaggggagcacgaacataagctgagtgtggcagagatgaagatgttgagatggatgagtggtcatacacgattggataaaataaggaatgaagatataagggagagagttggagtagcacccattgtggaaaagatggttgaatcgcgtctcaggtggtttggacatgtgagaagaagaccgatagaacatccagtcaggagggtggatgagatggaagatggacaaagggcgaaaggcagaggaagacctaagaagaccatccatgaggtggtcaaacgagatctacatgtaaacggtctctctgtagataTGATACATGATagagcacaatggcgtcgtttgattcatgtagccgaccccacttagtgggacaaggctttgttgttgttgttgttataaTACGTTTTCTTCCTGTTCGACATTTAGCGGCGGTTTGTAACCGTCGCAAATTGGGTCATAGCATTTTTTCTTCACATGCGGCGGCGGTTATTGTTATTCCAGCGGTTGACTAAAATTATCGCTATCCGTTTTGGCGCGCCCTATCTCCCAACGTTTCATAAAACTGCCGCAAAATGTTTAGCGGTAGTTCAAAACTGCCGCTAAACGGCTCCAGAAACCGCTGCTAATGGCTTTTTGTTGTTGTGTTTTAAGAAAGGTATTTTTATGAAGAGATCTTTATGTGATATTGTGATGATGATATTGAGAATAGTTAGATGGCTCATTCAACTATATCAaattatctaatatttttaaaatattatcttgagtaaattacaaaaaagagtatgtattgaaaatttatatcattaacaaaaataattctaaaaaatgctaataacaaataaattcttgaaagatttaaaatacaacaaaaaaaaaatagataatatatatatatattctaaatagcgactttaaatattatatttttatataattttttgtaagtattattaaaaaataaaaaaatttaaagatcaaattttattccaatttgttgtattttttaaatatttatttaaatattattacaaaaattgagatcaaaattatttattaaatacaaaaattttgtcacttataaaaaatatcttacttattaatttttttaattatatttttaaattattcaaaaaaaaactattttatcaataatatcttttaaacCATTTGTTATGAGCGCCTGAATCTTTGTTCCATTAACCACCTATTTTTAATAAGTTTCTCTTAAGATAATGATCTAATAAAAACCTGGGCAACGACGTTGTCTGATTCGCCGATGCAAACAAGCCAAGATTGACCGAAGGAATTTTCTTTGAGAATCTTGAAGTCACAAACTTGTGTGGTGTTATTTGCTAAGAAAACGCCCATGTTGGCTTTTAGCTGGAAGGGTGGCGGTTGTCTCCGACTTAAAATCAAATCCCTTTGTTCCGTACTTTCACCTCTATATGCTTTCCAAATATCGTCACCTATCTGCATTCATTCACATCCAACAAATTAAACACTCATCACTTTTAAAGATAAAAGGTGAAAAGGTGGGATCCACTTTTGTATTTGTCTCAAACAGATAAATTATAGGTATAATAGATGAAAGCTTAATTTTATGATGGATAATTTTGGACTACTCAAACTTCAAATTAtaatagtgaaaaaaaaaatactccttaaagagaaattaaattaatacaAGAAAAAGTGTTGTGTTCTGTTGGCAAAGTAAGCTCAAGTAGAGAAAGTCTAAACAAGAAAATGGCAGAGTTGTAATAAAGTGTATTTGATGGATCGGAGAAATTATTACCGCCTTGCGAAGACGGAGGACGGTGTTGCCACGAGCGTCGCGCAAGAAACGTTCCTTTCGCGGCATGACGAAGGTAGCAAGAGGACCCATAACGGTAAAAACAACGTTCTTGTTGATGTCTGTGACGGTGAAGTTATCATCGCCGCCAAAAGTTACCTGCTTCGTGATTATAAGATCAACTTCATGGGGAACACAGTACTGATGATTGATTATGGCGGTGGCAGAGGGtggagatgatgatgatgttggtGATTTTGACATGATAATAACAATGTTTGAGGTTCTAATAATATGAGTGGCACAAATTTGAGaaataattgaattgaattgagttgGATAATGATTAAGAGTGGCACAAATATCGTTCATATATAAAGGGGAGAATACGGAAGCTTTTCTAACTTGACTAAGTTCATGTTTGAATTCGATCAGGTCAAAAGTAGTGGATCTTTTAGTTTTCTTTGGTGATATGATACATAAAAGAGTTAATACtcaatttgttttttaaatttgtatggaaattttaatttagtttttaatattttaattaattttatttagtcttttataaatttataaatggaatttaaattagttttatgtGACAATTTTTGGTACATAAATATTAATGGAGCATTGATATCGATAATTAGATATTAAAGTTAGAACTTGTAAAATGATACTATTTTTATTTGGGTACTTAAATAGCCAAAAAATAATGTGGTATCATTTATTGttggaaaaaaattttaataaataccaCTTACAATGTTATTTTTAGACtatttaaatatcaaaattaaattaaaattattttacagaGTTTAACGTTATATTTATGTTAGCGTTCCATTAGCgtttatgttttaaaaattattttagagaCTAACATAAATCATGTTCGTAAAATTTAAGGACTAAAtagagaaaatcaaaataaaatatttgtctTCAAAATATTAAGATTGAGGAAAATTACAGAAACTTACTTTTTCTGAagtatcttttattattataaagttGGATAGTCCCTTACATTGGACAACTACCCAGCCCTTCGACACCTGTTTCTAATTTTACTATTAcatctatttttaaaattttaaaagtaaaattggaAAACAAAAGGATTTAGGTTATTTCTCTTTACCCTTTGGTTGAAGCATTGCACCAGCCGCTGGAATTAGAAAAAATGGGGAGACAAGATGTCGACGAGGGAGATTAGCGTAACGTGCTTTTTTCTACGGTGTTAGGCTTCAGCAATCCCGAGACGAGGTGCATTAGCGTAATGCGACTTCTTAATTGGGTGATAAGAGAAATGCTACCTTCTGATTGGCAGATGGCAGTGAGCCACGGATCCAGAAATGAAAATCTGAGGTATAGCATgattaaatcttttaaattggCTCTAACTTTCAAATTTGAcgctcttttctttctttttgagagagtagtgtttagggtttgaGTTCCAAACAGTGTTCTTCGTATCGTCTATATATTCTATTCaaattgaatttgtgaatatGTGTCCGATTCAAATTTCATAGCTTTTACAAAAAACGATTTTTATATACTTGATAGAGCTCTACCTTCCTGTGTTTTGCTATGGCTCTCATGAATTCTGTTGGTGCTCTGAATCAAAAAGTGGATGCTGTTGCAGATATCAACCCAACGAAGCTGGCTTGGAATCTGAAGGTTGAAATTGTGCGCCTCTACGAGTTTCCTAGCAAGTGGAACCCAAGAGAGATTTACAACATGGAGTTGGTGCTTCAAGATGAAATGGTCAGTTACCAAACCCTAAACTTTTCTAATTAGATTCACTTTGGATTTTTTATCCATTGTAGTTTATTCTATTTGCTTCTTTTTGGCGTAGGGTGATTGTATACACTGCTCCATCCCGAATTCAAATATGGCGGTATTTAGGACCTTGATTCGTGAGCATGAACtttatacaataaaaaattttattgttcaAGTAGTAAGACAATCTGTGCGAATAACTAGCCACAAGTATAAACTAAGCTTTTATACCAAGACCTCTGTCAGTTTGCTTTCCAGCGGCAGTTTTCTGTTTAATCCTTTTCAGTTTGTCTCATAAGAGAAGATTGAGGCAATGGTTGGTGTGAACAAGAACCATTTGCTGGATAAATCAAGTTACTGATTAGTTATTTTGTTCATTCTTTTAACGTTATTGTATAATGTTGGTTACTTATTTGGTTAAATTTGTATGTATCTTTATGAATCTCTTTGCACTTTGGGTTGCTTTGTGTACTCTTTTGTAGACTGTATGGGTCATGTCGTAGGAAGAGAGGATGTTACACCATTAGTTACAAAATCAAGAGAGAAGTGTAAATTCATTAAACTACACTTGGAAGATTTAGAGTCCGTTTCctatttattttcaattcttttttcgATTTTGTGATTTACTATTGATTTGTCATTTGGGTGGGCTTTGTTTACATTGTTTGTCCTTATATTTTGTTCCACttaaaaaattagagaaaacaTCATGAAGTGCACCCTCTTTATTTGGTGAATTGGTGGACAAAGCCCTTGGCTTATTTGATAAAGATGATGGTCAGCCTATTATCTTGGTGGCACAACTCTTTAAGCCTAATTTCTATCTCAATGAGGTCAATGTTCAAAATAGCCTTTATGCCTCTCTCCTGTTTTTTAACCCTGAGATTCCCGATGTTCTTGCAATCAAGAATAGGTGTGTTGAAAGTATGTAGTCTGTCCTCACTTAACGGGTTCCCTTATCTCATTAATTTCACTATAATGTCTTCCTAAGATTGTTTGTCTATTTGATCTCATGTGCTTCAGGTTAATAAAGAGAGGTGATCTAAAGGCTCAGTGTATTAATTATATACAGAGCCAGCCTGTAAATTTAATTAGTGATGAGTTGCATGGCGGTTCTTTACCAATCACTACTATTGAGGAGGTTTTGGACAAAACTAATGTAAGCTCCTGTTGATTTTTTCAACATGGCGTGCTTTGTTCATATGGGTCTACTACTAGTgttattgtgtttttttttttttttttgtgcagAAAACTTCATGTTGGATACTAGCCACTGTGGTTTCTATTGAAGTTGGTGGGTGTGATTGGTATTATGCTTCGTGCAAGAGTTGTCCCAAAAAATGAAGGAGAATAAAGGTGGTTATCTATGCAAGCATTGTGGTAAAGTTGGTTTCAATGCTCCTCTGAGGTAGAGACCTTCCAAGTTAAAAAGGGGTTAATATATTTAAGTTGTTTTGGGTTAATACTCACTTTTCTAATGTATTCCATAATGCATTTTCAACAGGTATCATCTACATGTTATTGCCATTGGTGGTACTGGCTGTATTGGCCTAATCATTTGGAACCAAGAGGTCAAACTGGTTGTTGAAAAGTCTGAAAAAAATGATTTAGTACCTCAgtgtaaattttttaatatttgtgtAAAAAATGATTTATGTATTCAACTCATTATAGAGCAATGAATAATGAattgattcttttttttttcctaataTCCAGAGAAGAAAAAATGTGGCATGCAAGAAAAATCTCACCTCAATTGATCAAGTGTATATTGTAGTTAAGATTAACGATGATGACACACTTATAGTCCTTTATGAGTCCCAGTCTTGCTCTATAGATATGGTGGTgtgttttttatcttttaattgtTATGTTGTTCATTATTTGCTTTCTTATTGTAGTGATCAcactattttttttcaataactACCTCTTAGGGAGTTGACCAAAATGTTTCTAATCTATTGCCTGCATCCTTTACTAATGAGGTTGAGTCTGATGTACATTCTGCTGCAGTTGTGTCTTCATCTAAGGTTTGTATATCATATGAAACATGCATAGAGCATGAGCAAATTTTATGACCAATCCCTCCCTCTTAAGATCTGTCGTTTCTGAGATGTGTTGCTAAGCATGCAGGATTCAGGTTTGGAGAGCATTTTCGAGTGCGGTCTTGAGACTTTTGGCAAGGGTGTTGTGGCTGATTCAAATGTAGGTGCCGCTATTGGTGGGCTATATAGTCCAAATGTTCAGGGCTCTACAACCAAGCCACTGAAAGGTTGTGTTGGGGAAAAGAAATTTGAGTAGTTAGTAAACACACTTCGGTTAATGTGGAATCCGAGAAAAGCATTTTCAGCTTAGTTGAAAATGCTCTTTTATTTATGTACATTTTACTTTAATATCATCTTTAATTGTTTTCTACACGAGAATCTATTTAGAAATTTATTGTAAGAACTCTATATATGTTTGTTAATTATAGTTTGATGCATCTTTtgtaaacaaaatttataaatagaTAGTTTATTAGAGAATGGTTAGTTCTAAGGATGATTacatttttttctaatttaccCTTGGAAAAATATAAATACTCATTCCTTAGATTTTGATTATTTAAGCTGCTTTGTTTCATTTAAGCTGATATTAGACGATAACAACTCTTAAATAACAACAACCTGGGTTAATGATGAAGTCGTGCCTTGATTCGTGAGTATGAACTTTATTATTATAAGAAATTTTATTATTCAAACACGGTAGGACAATCTGTGTGAACAGCTAGCCATAAGTATATAATGAGCTTTTATATCAAGACCTTTGTCAATTTACTTCTCAGTGGCAGTTTTCTGTCTAATACTTCTTAGTTTATCTCATATAAGAATATTGAAGCAATGGTTAGTGTGAACAAGAATTATTTGCCGGATAAATCAAgttactaattatttattttgttcattCTTTTAATGTTACTATATCATCTTGGtaacttatttatttaaatttgtatGTACTCTTATGAATGACTTTGTTTTTTGGATTGGTTTGTGTACTCTTTATATACTGTTTTACTAAATTCGTGTCATTTTAGTTTACAATTTCTATTtgtattttactaatttaaaaataataaatatataatattaagcTATATGAATAAAGCTGGCATTATATTTTGTGCAAAGTGGTATGCATGGTTAGATCATTACAGGTGTAACTTACCGTATAtgtatagttttttttttttgttttattttactCTTCGAGGAATTGAATTTCAAAGTAACTTGAATTATCAAGCTTAGATATAGATAGTTGTATAATAAATTAGAttgtatataaaataaaagatctccttagtatatttttattcaacTTCTTTTTCTCTTAACATATTTACTCATAAATTATTCAACTGGTAATATGatttttctatctttaattatatttaattgaaaaaaactaaaagagaTGTGACAATTTACAATCACACTGAAGTTACAATAAGATAATCTACAAAGTAAACTATAATAGTGAAGTTGATGTTTTCAGATATAGATTTTCCAGAAAAATCACTATTTGGTGTTGACTTTATAATCTACAGTTTTTTAACTCCGTTAATTATGATGACCAGTTTTGTCATGAGTTATTAGCTGCATCAAGAAATTTGTATTGGCTATTATCAATTAAGCATACCTTACTAGACTGTTAACCTACCATAAAAAGTAAGTTGTGGCTAAC
This window contains:
- the LOC130977113 gene encoding protein LURP-one-related 15-like isoform X2 — protein: MSKSPTSSSSPPSATAIINHQYCVPHEVDLIITKQVTFGGDDNFTVTDINKNVVFTVMGPLATFVMPRKERFLRDARGNTVLRLRKAIGDDIWKAYRGESTEQRDLILSRRQPPPFQLKANMGVFLANNTTQVCDFKILKENSFGQSWLVCIGESDNVVAQMQDVRFPAEACWRLLDSRRSFVLGAMFWFICFA
- the LOC130977113 gene encoding protein LURP-one-related 15-like isoform X1, whose protein sequence is MSKSPTSSSSPPSATAIINHQYCVPHEVDLIITKQVTFGGDDNFTVTDINKNVVFTVMGPLATFVMPRKERFLRDARGNTVLRLRKAIGDDIWKAYRGESTEQRDLILSRRQPPPFQLKANMGVFLANNTTQVCDFKILKENSFGQSWLVCIGESDNVVAQITHEVFTWFSRKKFLVKVYPNIDYAFIVALTVTLEYHLSHSDLAKFSS
- the LOC130972992 gene encoding uncharacterized protein LOC130972992, whose translation is MALMNSVGALNQKVDAVADINPTKLAWNLKVEIVRLYEFPSKWNPREIYNMELVLQDEMGDCIHCSIPNSNMAVFRTLIREHELYTIKNFIVQVVRQSVRITSHKYKLSFYTKTSVSLLSSGSFLFNPFQFVS